One window of the Zea mays cultivar B73 chromosome 3, Zm-B73-REFERENCE-NAM-5.0, whole genome shotgun sequence genome contains the following:
- the LOC103649787 gene encoding uncharacterized protein codes for MVTASSFTAIFFRSAFVACFAEVKAFFVRGAVVGDVSLLSKILAALATGVIAIVVANPTDLVNVRLQVDGKANTVKRSYSRALNVYAIIIRHVTLTIMGSSSLLCLQEYFASDDMCLEDGILAIVKQDERPLELLAKAYAINSFDIDPQNPSDVVFTLEWESVGVLPCGEKKDNFYYRGTSEF; via the exons ATGGTGACTGCCTCCTCCTTCACTGCCATCTTCTTCAGAAGTGCCTTCGTCGCCTGCTTCGCGGAG GTGAAGGCTTTCTTCGTCAGAGGTGCTGTTGTGGGTGATGTCAGTTTACTAAGCAAGATTCTTGCTGCGCTTGCCACAG gtgtgatagctattgttgtggcAAATCCAACTGATCTCGTTAATGTTAGGTTGCAAGTTGATGGAAAGGCTAACACTGTCAAGAGGAGTTATTCTAGAGCCCTTAATGTATATGCTATAATAATCAGACATGTTACTTTAACCATCATGGGCA GCTCATCTCTTCTATGTCTACAAGAATATTTTGCCAGTGATGACATGTGTTTAGAGGATGGGATCCTTGCAATTGTCAAACAAG ATGAGAGACCCCTTGAATTGCTTGCTAAAGCATATGCTATCAACTCTTTTGACATAGATCCTCAGAACCCCTCT GATGTTGTTTTCACGTTAGAATGGGAATCAGTCGGTGTCCTACCTTGTGGCGAGAAGAAAGATAATTTTTACTACCGAGGGACTTCAGAATTTTAG